Part of the bacterium genome, ACGCGCTCGGCGAGGGTTTCGCCGATGCCGATGAGCAGGCCGGTCGTGAACGGAATCCTCAGCGCCCCGGCCGCCTCCAGCGTCCGCAGCCGTACCCGCGGCCGCTTGCTCGGCGCGTGTTCGTGCGGCCCGCCCGGCCGGCACAGACGCTCGCTCGTGTTCTCGAGCATGAGGCCCATTGACGCGCTCACCTCGCGGAGCGGCGCCATCTCGTCGCGGCGCATCGTGCCCGGGTTGAGATGCGGCCACAGGGACGTTTCGCGGAGGACGAGCCCGGCCACCTCGCGGAGGTAGGAGAGCGTACTGCGGTGGCCGCGCCGCGCAAGCCAGGCGCGCGCTTCGGGGAATCGCTGCTCCGGCCGCTCGCCGAGGGTGAACAGCGCCTCGGTGCAGCCGAGGCGCGCCCCGGCGCGGGCCAGGTCGAGCACCTCCTCGGGCGTCATGTACAGCCGGGGATCCGACCGCGGATCGGTGCGAAACGTGCAGTAGCCGCAGGTGTCGCGGCAGAGGCGCGTGAGCGGGAGAAAGACCTTCGGCGAGAACGTGATCGTGCGTCCCGTGCCCCGCGCGCGGAGGAGCCGCGCGGCCGCACAGACGGCGCCGAGATCGCCGGCCGCGCAGACCATCAGGCGGGCCGCGTCGTCGCGGGTCGGAGCGGCGCCGGCGAGCACGCGATCCAAGATCGCGCCGACGGCCCGGGCGGACGCGGCGCGGGGCGGGTCGACCTCGGCGGTGGGGGCGTAGGATGCGAACGCGCGGTCCACGCGAGCATCATACGCTTCGGCCGGGGCGATCTCCACTCCGGTATACTGAGCGCGTGAACCCCCATCTCCGCGCCAACCAGGCCATGTGGGACGTCTGGGCGCGCCATCACGTGGCGTCGCCATTTTATGACGTCGAAGGGTTCAGGGCGGGGCAGCGCGCGGGCCGGCGCGGGCTCGACGCGCTCGAGACGCGGCTCGTCGGCGACGTCGCCGGCAAGTCGCTGCTCCACCTGCAGTGTCGTTTCGGGCTGGACACACTGACCTGGGCCCGGCGCGGCGCGGCGGTGACCGGCGCGGATTTTTCGGGAGAGGCGATCGGAACGGCGCGCGCGCTCGCGGCGGAGATCGGCGTGCCGGCCACATTCGTGCAGTGCGACGTCTACGATCTGCCGGATCGGCTGCCGGGCGAGTTCGACGTCGTCTTCACGTCCCACGGGGTGCTCAGCTGGCTGCCCGATCTCGACCGCTGGGGGCGGATGATCGCACACTTCCTGCGTCCGGGCGGTCGCTTCTGCCTCATCGAAGGCCACCCGCTGCCGCTCCTGTTCGACGACACCCGGGCGGATCGTGAGCTGCGGATCTCGTTCCCGTACTTTCCCGGGGATGCGCCGTTGCGCTGCGAGCGGCGGGGATCGTACGCGGCCCCGGACGGGCCGTTCGACAGCGTCACCTACCAGTGGGTCCATCCGCTCTCCGAGGTCCTGGGAGCCCTGCTTCGCGCGGGCCTGCGCCTCGAGTCCTTCGACGAGTACCCGTACGCCGGCTGGGCGATGTTCCCGTGGATGGAGACGCGCCCGGACGGGTTGTGGCAGTTTCCGGAAGGCACCGTCGTCCTTCCATTAATGTTCTCGGTGACCGCGTCAAAGCCGGCGGACCGCGGGTGACCGCCGGGACCCACGACGCGGTCGTCGTCGGCGCCGGTCCGGCCGGGTCGAGCGCGGCCGTGGCACTCGCCGCGCGCGGACTGTGCGTCCTGCTGCTCGACAAGGCGCAGTTCCCGCGGGAGAAGACGTGCGGGGACGGACTGACCCCGCGGGCCGTGGCCGCCCTGCGCGAGATGGGGGTGTTCGACCGGCTGCGGTACGCCGCGGAGCCGATCGCCCGCGTCGACGTCGTGGCACCGGACGGTGCCGCGGTGACGGCGGCCGTGCCCGCGCCGGGCATGGCGGTCGTTCCCCGTGTCCACCTCGACGACGCAATTCGGCGGCGCGCGGTCGAGGCCGGGGCGTCGTTCGACGGC contains:
- the cofG gene encoding 7,8-didemethyl-8-hydroxy-5-deazariboflavin synthase CofG encodes the protein MDRAFASYAPTAEVDPPRAASARAVGAILDRVLAGAAPTRDDAARLMVCAAGDLGAVCAAARLLRARGTGRTITFSPKVFLPLTRLCRDTCGYCTFRTDPRSDPRLYMTPEEVLDLARAGARLGCTEALFTLGERPEQRFPEARAWLARRGHRSTLSYLREVAGLVLRETSLWPHLNPGTMRRDEMAPLREVSASMGLMLENTSERLCRPGGPHEHAPSKRPRVRLRTLEAAGALRIPFTTGLLIGIGETLAERVDTLLAIRESHARWGHVQEVIVQNFRAKPATPMAEAPEPGADDVARTAAVARLILGPEMNIQVPPNLTAPGYEVYLEAGINDWGGISPLTIDFVNPEAPWPQIGALRARTEAAGLALRPRLAVYPEYVRRRSEYIAPPLLERLRDAADADGYAKGGPLYDGHRHGT
- a CDS encoding class I SAM-dependent methyltransferase translates to MNPHLRANQAMWDVWARHHVASPFYDVEGFRAGQRAGRRGLDALETRLVGDVAGKSLLHLQCRFGLDTLTWARRGAAVTGADFSGEAIGTARALAAEIGVPATFVQCDVYDLPDRLPGEFDVVFTSHGVLSWLPDLDRWGRMIAHFLRPGGRFCLIEGHPLPLLFDDTRADRELRISFPYFPGDAPLRCERRGSYAAPDGPFDSVTYQWVHPLSEVLGALLRAGLRLESFDEYPYAGWAMFPWMETRPDGLWQFPEGTVVLPLMFSVTASKPADRG